In Glycine soja cultivar W05 chromosome 10, ASM419377v2, whole genome shotgun sequence, the genomic stretch tttataatcatcatcatcatcatcaaagtAATAAGAGAAATAGAACTAGTGCATAAAATAGAAAGGGAAGAATCATACTCAATATGTCTTAGTTGTTGGAAGAATTCAAGATCATAAACATTGGAAAGCTCAGCAAAGTGTACTATCCCACTTAGCCTGTGATGCACAATATGCTTGAGTGCAAGATTTCTCTGGTGATTCAATTCAGCTTCCAAGTCCGTGAAGTTTTCCTTGGAAACCAAATGCCTATACATGATGCCAGTCTTCCTAAGCATCTTCCAAAGTTCCGTGGAATCTGTTTGCCCTTCCACAACAATCCACAGCAATGGTTGAGGAACCAGCTTTATAGTGTTTGCCAACCTTGTCAAAATCACTGTTTGGAAAGGATGTTTTGTGCTTGTTGGAGTTACAATGATTATAAGTCTTCTAGGCTTCAACTGGGGCACTATTTTTACatgtaattttgtattttgctTGTGTACTAAAGACCTTGCTGTTGGAGCTATCCAACTTCTATTGACATTTGTTAATGTCTTCTGTGACATTTCAATAGGTTGTGGTGCAAATTCTGACCTATTTGAATAATCAACATGGCTGTGAAATATAGATTTACCTGTTGGAGCAAAGCCAGTGAAGAACCCCATCACAAAACATAGAGAAAAGTGCACCATGGCTTTCTTCCATAACATGACTTTCTTTCTTGATCTTTCTAGTGATCCCATCTTCTATCACTAGCTTCCACAGAATTTGAGTATTTAATGTATAGATGCTGGAAATGAATATGAAGGGTGtgtaatataaaattgaaacatTAAGGACACCACACTTTTTTTGTGTAAAACGTTTAAACTGTAAAAAGCTATGATTGGTACTGCCAAACTAAATCATTTTGTGTAGGTATTTCATTGGCAAGGTATTGCTTCACAGGGATGTCACTTGaagcacaagaaaaaaatagaaataaaaaaaaaatactttgtgTGATGGCAAGAGTTGCTATCTACACCAAATAGTAGTTGGCGTGGCACCCATCTATGTATCTATGTATCCAAAATATGTTCTCTGACATTTAACTAATACTAGTGATTGTGATTAAGGGTCTAATTATTATTTGGGGTTGACCGGTAGTCCCCCTAGGGgggttgttaatttttttaaaaaattaataatcaaccTCGGGATGTCATCAAAGAATCATGATTATGCTGAAAAAATATCAGATTATGACAGTAGGTTGAGTTTGGACAGTTTGTATAAATCAACAATAATCTCCAACGTCAGGAGAGATTTGGATTCTCTCAAGAATCTTAAGTGAAAGTATGGGTGCATAGAGATTAATTAAGAAGGTAATTTTATTCAAGTCAAGGCCACACTTTTCATTTAACACACTAATTCACTAGTTACAAGCAACATTTACGTATGCTTAATGTGCAAGCAAGCAAGCAACAGCATTGCAATGAAGCACGTAAAGAATTCTAATCCAACATAGATTTAGCATCCGGATAGAACAAAGAGGTGAACCAATTTATCTGGTTTGGTTCCGACTTTATATCTGTCGACGATGGCTGGTAAATCCATGGACGCCTTTGAACAACTTTTGATATGAAGCCACAAAATTGTGATCTCTTGAGCTgttaagtaaaaatttaaatcattgtGCAATTATTGTACCACACTCAAATATTTGGACTGCGTTATACAGTCAAGGTTACTGGAAGAGATGTTCAATTTAGCCATATTGAAAATCCAGGACTCGAATTCTGGGAGTAAATTGCGCTTAGTGGTAACTGGTATCTTTTGCAGGTACTAAATTATAACGCAAAGAGAACTGGAACAGAAttacaaacaaaaatttacatttCAGTCTAACGTGTATGTACTCTCACAAAAAGGGCCACGGAAAGTGTACAACCACAAGCCCttgataattttatcaaacacctCAATAATACCAATACAGATCCTATTGGCCTTCAATAATGAATCATCGATCAGCAATCAGCAATGTCAAGTAAAGTACTTGCCATACTTCTCAGATCTTCATTTTCATGAAACTGAAGGCTCCATATTTGAGATGCGGCTGATGCAAGGCATGCATTATAAGGACAAAAACAACAGTGGATCTCACTATTCTGACCCCTACTATTATTCATCAAGCCCATAGTCCTCTCCAAAATACTTGTCAATTAGAGTATTTGCCATAGTTCTCAGATCTTCATTTTCATGAAACTGAAATCCTTGATTAGGTTAGACAAAGCCCAGGCAGCTGTTCTAGCAGTTGAACCTCTGTTTGGTAGCATCATTCTTGCAAGAGGTAGTAATGCCCCTTGAACTAGCAGAACATTCCTCAACTCTTCACCTTCACCAGCCACATTTCCCAGCGCCAAGCACACTGTTCAGCAACCGGTGGGTAGCTCTTTTCTGCAGAATAGGATCATTCATGAATTTGAAAGGTAATTGTAAAtgctaaaattattaaattagtcTCAGCCTTGAAGAAAAATTTGTTATAAATGATGGATACAGACGAAAAATGGgcatttaagaaaaagaatgacGTGTCAGTAGGTTAAGTTCCCTCCATCACATTTCTTCttttacataatatatatcTTATAATGCTTTAAGAATTTAGACTATAAGAATTCCTCttaatctttatctttatctttattatatacagagaaaaataaaaaactaattcaTTTCTTTACATGCAAAAGAATCTTAAAGTGATCACTCACCCCCAAGATGAGCAATAAGCAAGGGCAATGCAGGCAACAGAGCTTCTGTTTCTTCTGGATTCCCTGCAGCAATATTTGTGAGACACCAAGCAGCCTCAAGCACCTGCAGAAGACATTCACCACAGAATGTAAGCATTAAGAAAATTTCTTCCCACCACTGGTTCCGTATTATCTTGCATAGCATGCACAGAGATGTGCTTGCTCAAGCGTTTTGAGAGCACAAATATTCATAGAAGTCATTGAACATCATTCAAAGGAAGATGAAACTTCAGACCTGTTCTTCTGGGGAACCAAATGAAAGGCACTGCATAAGCAAGGGTACAGCTCCAGCATTAATAGCAGACTCAACAGGAGGAAATTCAGATCTTGACAGCAAACGCCTTAACTCTTGAAGAGCCCCAACTCTTTTCTTTACTGCACCCTTCCCCCTACCAATTGAACATATATATAGTTTAATGCTTTAGCCAAAGTTGATGAGTATGAGAACTTGCAGCTACATAATCAAAGCCTTTCCCag encodes the following:
- the LOC114371126 gene encoding probable beta-1,4-xylosyltransferase IRX9, with the translated sequence MGSLERSRKKVMLWKKAMVHFSLCFVMGFFTGFAPTGKSIFHSHVDYSNRSEFAPQPIEMSQKTLTNVNRSWIAPTARSLVHKQNTKLHVKIVPQLKPRRLIIIVTPTSTKHPFQTVILTRLANTIKLVPQPLLWIVVEGQTDSTELWKMLRKTGIMYRHLVSKENFTDLEAELNHQRNLALKHIVHHRLSGIVHFAELSNVYDLEFFQQLRHIEVFGTWPTALLAANMKKVIIEGPVCDSSQVIGWHLRNMNNETDTITPPIHISSFAFNSSILWDPERWGRTSSLQDTSQNSIKFVKEVVLEDEAKLKGIPPEDCSRILLWRFNFHARTTSNHKFLTTTSGVIRK